In Cicer arietinum cultivar CDC Frontier isolate Library 1 chromosome 7, Cicar.CDCFrontier_v2.0, whole genome shotgun sequence, a single window of DNA contains:
- the LOC140918839 gene encoding uncharacterized protein produces MGYARLEQQIRKDTQADQPLGRHILWKEARVNKDGVVDNENVKKVVELCETIEQSSETQEGNKDTCRDILGKVFNVPEYSGRVRGKGFGVTPKSFFPQEKRQKPSNEEVLEKLRILSEQVALLVNTNKDKQLPVQLQPEIQMESETGSCNVGLKSIPEIKLRYYISIDAKVDI; encoded by the exons atgggatatgcacgccttgaacaacaaatt agaaaagacacccaagccgatcaacccttgggtcgtcatatcttatggaaggaagcgcgtgttaacaaagatggagtggttgataatgaaaatgtcaagaaagttgtagaactttgt gaaactattgaacaaagttctgaaactcaagagggcaacaaggatacgtgcagggacattcttgggaaagtgtttaatgtccctgagtattccggtcgagtgagggggaaaggatttggcgtaactcccaaaagcttttttcctcaagagaagcgccaaaaaccttccaacgaggaagtattagagaagctcagaatcctatcggagcaagtggcactcttggtgaatacgaataaagacaagcaacttccggttcagctccaacctgaaatacaaatggagagtgaaaccgggagttgcaacgttgGTTTGaaaagtattcccgag